In Streptomyces ambofaciens ATCC 23877, a single genomic region encodes these proteins:
- a CDS encoding putative leader peptide, whose translation MVLLDVSEKAPGTLLVARLHVDLCRLNSAIC comes from the coding sequence ATGGTTCTTCTCGACGTGAGCGAAAAGGCGCCGGGCACGCTGCTCGTGGCGCGCCTGCACGTCGACCTGTGCAGGCTGAACAGCGCCATCTGTTGA
- a CDS encoding Mov34/MPN/PAD-1 family protein produces MLTITQALYDQIVAHAREDHPDEACGVVAGPVGEGRPERFVPMLNAARSPTFYEFDSQDLLKLYREMDDRDEEPVVIYHSHTATEAYPSRTDITYANEPGAHYVLVSTADTDGAGDFQFRSFRILDGEVTEEEVKVVEAY; encoded by the coding sequence ATGCTGACCATCACCCAGGCCCTGTACGACCAGATCGTCGCCCACGCGCGCGAGGACCACCCCGACGAGGCGTGCGGCGTGGTGGCCGGCCCGGTGGGCGAGGGCCGCCCCGAGCGGTTCGTCCCGATGCTGAACGCCGCCCGCTCCCCGACCTTCTACGAGTTCGACTCCCAGGACCTGCTGAAGCTCTACCGCGAGATGGACGACCGCGACGAGGAGCCGGTGGTCATCTACCACTCCCACACCGCCACCGAGGCCTACCCCTCCCGCACCGACATCACCTACGCCAACGAACCCGGCGCCCACTACGTCCTGGTCTCCACGGCGGACACCGACGGCGCCGGCGACTTCCAGTTCCGGTCGTTCCGCATCCTGGACGGAGAGGTGACGGAGGAGGAGGTCAAGGTCGTGGAGGCGTACTGA